The DNA window ACTGGCTGTTGCTGTATACCGACGGACTAACGGAACGACAAACTTTGGCGAATGCCGCATATGGCGAACAACGCCTGCTGGACTTTGTCGCCGAGCATCGCCGTTTGAGCGCGGAGGAAATGGTCGACGCCGTCTTTGGCGACGCCATGCAGTTTTCCACCCGGAAGCAGTACGACGACATCACACTTCTCTTTACCAAAGTGCTCTGACCGCATACCATACCACTCACTCGTGCATCGAGTATCCAAGGAACCGGGCCCGTGCCGCAAGATTATCGCCTGCTTACGATTGAAAGCCGCCAGGACGACGAGATTCTCGTGGTCTGCCTGCGTGGGATTGATCTGATCGATCGCATTTACGCCCAGGATTTCCAGCGTGAACTGAGCCTTCTGATCCAGGAGCGCCAGCCTGGCAAACTGGTCGTCAGCTTTCGGAACTTGGGCCTGTGCTCTACCGAAGTCGTCAACGGCATGCTGCAGGTGCGGCAACAGATGCTCGCCGTCCAAGGGCGCCTGGCTTTGTGCGAAATGTCGCCGCAGATTCGCCAGGTGTTTCGCGTGCTCAACCTGGAACAAACCGTGTTCGAGATCTACGACGCCCTGGAGGACGCCACGCTGGCGCTCGCCTCCTGAAACAGCTACCGACGCGTGTGCTCTCTTTGCAGACCCGCCCCGAAGTAACGTGCGGCTATTGCTGGCCGGCGGGTTCGGTTTTTTCGGCCGCGGGCGATTCCGGTTTTTCGGGCTTGGAACCGAGCGGATTGGCGGCCGTAATCAGAATGGTCGAGGCGAACAGCTGTCCCTCGCGACCCGGATAGTGCATCCCTTCCAGCCGCACTTTATCGCCCGGTTGGGCGGCGCTGACATCGGCCACGTCGACGCGAATCGCGGCCTTGGGAGAAAGTTCCGCCACAATGTTCGACCTGCCGGCGGCGATCGTGATCTGGTCGCCCGCAATGCGTCCCAGGCGGCCGACCACGGTGCAGGTGACCGTCGCGACCTTCGCCTTGGTTTCGCCAAACAGCGGCTCCCCGCCGATTGGCGCCCCTTCGGGTTTCACGCCGATCTGATCGTCTTCGCGGGGAGTGATGATGGTGATCTCGTCCAACGCCGAAAGCAGCACGCCGCTGGCGTTGAACACCGCGCGGAATTTGACCAGCATCCCCCGCTGCAGAAAGTTCCGGTCGGCGGGTCCCACCAGCGACACGCCCTGCTTGTTCTCCGGCAAAAGGGCCAGCCACTGGTCGCCTTCCTCGGTCTTCACGGCGATCACATTCCCTTGCCTGCCGACATACTCTCCTTCTCCTTTCCAGCGCACGCTCGGTTTCTCTTGCCCCACGGGAGCTGCACTCGGACGACGTCCATAAGGATTCTGGGCCGTAACCACGGTCGGAACCGTTACCAGGGCTAGCAGCGATAGCAGAAGAATCGGGCGCATCAATCGAACCTCAAAATCAGGGCGGGAGAACAGCGCAGGCGATATCGCCGGTGGCAGGGAGGAACACAGGCAGCGGATTTCCACCAGAATAACGCGACGCCCGGCGAAAATCCACTAGCATGAGGCCCCGTAGCCGAACTCGCCAGAGTTTGGAACCTGGTCCCTGGATACGCCCTCCAAAGCCTGGCGACTTCGGCTACCTAAGGGCGCCGGGCCAGTTCTTCAAGTCGTTGGTCTACGAAGCGGAAGCGTGGCTGTTATAATCCGGCCTTGCTGATCGTCGCCATGCCGGGTTGATGCACTTATGATCGAATGGATTTCCACTGTCCCGCTGCCTGTTCGCATGGTGGCCCTGTTCGCCGTCGGCGCTTGCGTTGGCTCCTGGGTAAACCGCTCGATTTATCAGTGGTCCATCACACAACCGCCCATGAGCCCTTGGATGCGTCGGCACCCTAAAGCTCCGCCCCGCCAGTGGTTTGACTACCTGCCGATCCTGGGCTGGTGGGGTTTGCAACGGGAAGAGCCAATCTACGGCCGCTTTTACTGGCTGCGGCCGATGGCGATTGAGATCGGCCTGGGGTTCAGTTTTGCGGCCCTGTACCAGTGGGAAATCCTGGGCGGGCAGTATCCGTCGTTTCTGGGCGAACAGGAACGTCTGACGCTGGCCAACAGCCAGCTGTTCGCTCTG is part of the Lignipirellula cremea genome and encodes:
- a CDS encoding STAS domain-containing protein, which produces MPQDYRLLTIESRQDDEILVVCLRGIDLIDRIYAQDFQRELSLLIQERQPGKLVVSFRNLGLCSTEVVNGMLQVRQQMLAVQGRLALCEMSPQIRQVFRVLNLEQTVFEIYDALEDATLALAS